In Priestia filamentosa, the DNA window ATCTCAATCACAATGTAAAAAAGGATATTCTCCACTATATCAAAGCTACTCACTTGAAGAGGGACAACTATTTATTCCAGTCTACTAAAACGGAAAAACCTATTACACGTCAACAAGCCTATCGTGTTATTAGTCATGCTGCAAAGGTCGTTGGAATACAAGGGAAAATTGGAACAAATTCTTTACGTAAAACTTTTGGATTTCACGCCTATAAACGGGGGGTTTCCATTTCTTTACTTAAGGAGTATTTTAATCATTCAACGCCTTCAGAAACCCTTAAATATCTTGGAATCTCTAAACATGAAAAAATTAAAACTGTAATCGATGTCAACCTTTAAATAAATTATTTTCATCCATATGTAAACTATTTGAGGGAGGGATTTTACATTGAATATCCGAGAAAGTGAACTTCCAGGTATCGGTTATAAATTTGAAATTATCACAAAAAATCAAGACAAGCTGGTGATTGTTATCCATGATGATGGTAGGAGAGAAATTTATCATTTTGACGCAGATGACTATGATGAAGTTGTAAGCAGTTCCACATTCAATGACTCAGAATCCAGACAAATTGCAGGAATTTTAGGCGGCATGGCCTATAAACCTAAAGATCTAGAAACAATTGATTTTGCATTTGATGATGTAATCATTGAATGGTACAAAGTAGAGCCTAATGCACCTGCTGTGAATAAAACAATTGGTGAGATTGATATCAGAAATAACTTTGGGGTTACTGTTATCGCCATAAAGAAAAAAAAGACTAAAAAGTCTCATAATCCAGGTCCAGATACTGTTATTGAAGTAGGAGACACATTAGTTATCTCGGGGGAAAGAAGCCAATTAAAAGAACTAATTAGCAAGTTACTATCAAATAAGGAGAGAATGATATAAATGGATCATTTGGTATTTGAAGTCGGCACTGCACTTATCATTGTAGCCATCGGATCAATTATTGCGAACAAGCTTAAATTTTCCATTATTCCATTTTTGATTATTCTAGGGATGATGGTAGGACCACACGCCCCGGAAATTGGAATTATTGACTTAACCTTTATTGGAAGTAACGACTTTATCCAATTCATGGGGCGAATTGGGGTGCTATTTTTACTTTTCTACTTAGGGCTAGAATTTTCTGTTGGTAAACTGATGAAATCAGGGCGGGATATAGTCGTTGGGGGAAGTATCTATGTAGCAATGAACTTTGCTTTAGGTCTTTTATATGGATTTGTTGCAGGTATGCCTTGGATGGAGACTCTTATTATTGCCGGACTCCTTAGCGTATCCTCTAGTGCCATTGTAGCGAAAGTGCTGGTTGATTTAAAAAGAACAGCAAATCCTGAAACGGAGCTAATTCTGGGGATTATTTTATTTGATGATATCTTTTTAGCTTTATTTTTAACCACAATGTCAGGGGTCCTACTTGCAGGCTCAACTTCCGCCCTCGGTATTATCACTTCTGTTCTTATTTCTGTTGGTTATATGTTACTGTTTTTTATTATTGCACGAAAAGGTGCACCTCTATTAAATAAATGGTTGAATATAAAATCCGACGAGATTTTCATTATCGTTATATTTGCTATCTTATTTTTTGTTTCTGGATTTTCAGAAACGCTTCACGTAGCAGAAGCCATTGGTGCTTTATTATTAGGTTTAGTTTTTTCAGAAACTAAGCATCGGGATCGTATTGAACATTTGGTCGTTCCGTTTAGAAACTTCTTCGGAGCCATTTTCTTCTTCAGCTTCGGACTAAGTATTGACCCATCAACATTAACTAATGCAATTTGGTTAGCACTAGGTGCTGCTATAATAACGATTGTCGGAAATTTTGTTGCTGGCATGATTTCTGGAAGAAAAGCAGGGCTATCTCACAAAGCTTCTTCTAGTATTGGTTTAACCATCATGGCTCGAGGAGAATTTTCAATCATTGTAGCTGATTTAGGGGTTACAGCAGGTTTAAATCCTATTTTGACTCCTTTTACTGCCCTTTATGTTCTTATATTAGCCATTATAGGGCCACTTATGACGAAGGAAAGCAAAAATATCTACGGTGGTTTAAATAAGATTTTTAAATGGAGTAAAGCACCTGAAAAGAAAAAGATAGAACTTCCAGGTGAATAAACTAGTATCCTATGTATATAATAGGACCGTTGAGTTAACTCCACCACCTCGTTTTTAATCCTCTAATTTCAACATAATAATAATGACTTCAATAAAAAGAGAGATGCTATAGCATCTCCCTTTTTTATTTTATGATCAACCTTTTATTAATGGGAACGTCCAAATCGGACGTTCCATATTTTATATCTGAAAAGCAACAATACTATTTAACAAAGCCAATAGAAAAAAAGCGCAAACTCGTTGATAAACGACAGGTTCGCTCCCTTTCTTTTAGATATACTTTTATGAGCTGGTGTCCAGTCCATGCTCCTGTAAAAACTTCTTACAAAAGAGACCATGTTATGAAGGCTAGAAGTCAACCGAATAGATTGTTGTATGATAAAGACTAATTATAGACAAGCCTTGATATTCTTTAGATAAATGAAGAGTGAGAGATTGTTAGCTGCATTAGATTTTATGATGCTCTCCCCTAGTTTAGTTGTACCTCCTTTCTTCTGATTGTATAATCAATTTTTATTCTATTTTAATATCATTAGAGATAGAACAAAATTTCATAGTAACCATATCTTTTGATTTTTTGTACTCCAACTATAATTACTGTTCTTTTGAGATATTATTATTTCTTTTTACTAAGAGAACGATGGCAATGACAAAAGCAATTACACTATATATCCAGGTAAACATAAAAGCTAACCCCAAACCGATATTGGCATCTGCATAATGATTATTCATATCATATATGGCTAGATAGAGAAGTGGTGCGCCTCCAATAATCAACAAGGGTATTAAGAGAATATTCTTTTTCGTCTTTCTTGTTGTTAGGAAAACGAGTAGGAAAGACGCCAGAAGAAAAAATTCCGAAGCTATTGTCAAAATTAACAGTTTGTTCATACTAAATCTTCTCCTTTTCAATAGTCTTTTTATAAAACCTATAGAATGACCCAAACTTACTTAAAAGACAGACAAATGAATGGTCTCCCTTTATAAGCATTAGACGATAAAATCATTAAATAGGTTTTTCTCTTTTTGAATATATTTTTCAAAAATGCAAATCATATTACAAAATGAGTTAACGTAAAACATGCCCTAGGAATTTAAAAACTAGTTTCTTTCATTAGCAGTTAATTATGACTTAAAGATTCCATATAATGTACATTATGAGTAGGAAAAGCCCTTGTATTCTCAGAGAATATAAGGGCTTTGTCATATAATTACTTTGTTATGTTTATCCTTTTCTTTACAAAAAAAGACCTCACTTAAAATGTAGATGAAGTAAAGCAAGGATCATTAAAACAGATAATCAAAGATGTACTGAGCAGGTTTGTGCTTTTATCACTTCCTCTAATCAACATTATGGTAACTAATCATTACTGAATTTCCTTCAATAAAAAGAAACCCTTTGCTCAGCACTAGCAAAGGGTTTTTACATATGGGGGAATACATTAACAGTATGGACAGTTTTGTAGATTAATATACACGTATGTTTATATATCTTATTCTTTGTTCAAGGTACGACAAGGGTGGGTGTGGTAGGTGTGGGGACGTTTTCCATTTCAAAAGAAAACATGAGAACAGTATAAAAGGATGTCTCTTTACGTGAAAGAGAAGTAAGTCAGCGACAAGGGGATTTGTGGCAAGTGTAGGGAACACTTCCACAGACACATAGTAGTTGCCACCTTGAAAATATACAAATAAAGGCCTGGATTTTGCATTTATCTTATGGTTATGTAGAACACCAATACTGAATGCAAAATTCAAGCCTTTTAATGATCCTTTGTTTTATGTGCTTTATTGAGAAGTATTAATTATCTTGATTTAATTGTTCCCATTCACTTAAGTACATTCGGTTTGTAATATTCTTAGGATTATCTATCTTACATATAAATTCTAGGCTATTTCCATCCGGGTCGTTAAAATGAATTTTGGCATGAGCCATACCACTGTGTGCCATAACAAATGGTTCAACAGGTTTAAAACCAAATGCCTCTCTAGGCTTATATCCTCTTTCGTTTAACCATGAAACAGAATGTCTTAAACCCTCTAAAGAAACTTGAAAAGCAATGTGCCTTATGGAAGGATGATATTCCAGTTCTACTTTATCTGTCTCCCAAAGTCCTAACCAACTTTTATTCTTTTCAATCCACAAAAATGCCAACCTATCCTCATGATTATGCGAAAATTCTAGACCAAGTCCTTTATAAAATTCTATGGAACGTTTTAAGTTGCTCACGGGCAAATGTGCTTCATATAATCCTTCGATCATTCCTTTCCTCCCTCCCTCACTACATTATACAAAAAAACCCAATTACCCACTTGAAATTCCTACTTTTTAGGAATTGTTTATACACAAAACGTCTGTAAAAGTACACTTTTACGGTCGGTTATTACGCGAACTATCTGTTTGTGTTTCAAAAGTATAGCTTTTTCGATCCTAACCGAATCTTCGTTTTGCGAAATATCCCTTTTCCATTCTCTCCTTATCCACTTCGTTAATCTTCAAAAAATGAGTCCAATGTTCAAAATAGGGATGATGCGCAAACAGAAAGAGGGGTTGCCCTTTCCCATTAGATCGCTCCGCACGTCGATACACTCTGACAATGTGTCCAGACTTGATTAACACTCTTATCCATCTATTGACTGTACGCTCGTTTATTTGACAAAGTTTTGCGAGGCTTTTTCCTGTGATGTACACAAATCCTCGTTTAGCTCCATAAGCACACAACATGTCTAAAAACCGTCTCGTGCCTTCCTTGAGCCTTTCCCATACATACTTTAAATCTTTTCTAATTCCATACATCAGTACAGCTTTCATGTGCTGTTTTTCAACCACAGTCGAGGCATACGGCGGATAATTCAACATTTCTTTGATTTGTTGTCTCTCCGCAATTGTTGTCATTTGTGAGTCACTCCTGTCATTGATACTGAGCAAGGATCGCTCTCATTCTTTCCATTTCTTCATCTTCGGATTCTGTGCTTACTTCTTCTCCAAACTCCACTGTAACTCCTTTTTGCTGTTTCTCTATAAGGGGTACCTTTAACAAAACGCAGATTAACAACGCTAAGGGATGTAGAACGTAAGAATCCATTGATATGTCAATGTTAAGGGAACCTTCCTAATGTCCATATGTCAGAAAGTCCCTCCATCAAATGAAATATTGCATAACTTGAATACAGGCTTTTTGACATAATGAATTCAAAGGATATTAGGCTTGTCATAAAGCATGCTTTTTGAAATGCCACATCCATAAGTTTTTCTTCTTAGCGTAGCAAAATTTAATTATTTTCATATCCAAATTCCTTAACGTTGTAAATCCGCGTTTTGCTAAAGGTACCCCCTTTTGACCAGATGACAAAATGTTTTTGTATTAAATTTTTACTCTCTATCAGTTAAAATGAGCAATAGAGTGATTTATTATTTTTTGGGAGAAGCAGGAGGGGAAAACATGAAGGTTTATCAGGTTCCAGCACAAGCTGACGATGAGTTGCAAAAAAAGATTGCTGATTTATTAATGCAGCAAATGACTCGTACTCACACGGAAGAAACTTATCAAACATTATTAAATGGGATTCAACAATCACTACAAGAAGGTTCCTTATCAAAAATTGTTGTAGCAGAAGAGCATAGCACAGTTTTAGGACTAGCTTTTTTTAATATTGGTATTAGCTTAAAAAAAGGCGGAAAATATATTTGGCTGAATGACCTATTTGTTCACAAGGAACATCGTAATCGTGGGATTGCAAAAAAAATCTTACTTCATGTTATTCGTTGGGCTGAAAATGAAGGATTAAAAGGAATTGAACTTCAAACAGGAATCAACAACTCTGTTACAAAGCACTTATATAATTCTTTAGGATTTCATGACATTATTTCAAAACGATATGGGTTCACTTTTTAATGAACATCATTTATCAAATTGAAAAACAGTGCTCCAATTAAAAAAACGGACGAAAAAAAGCAGGATTACTCCTGCCCTATAATCCCTTTAACTAAAAAATGTTGATTAGCAGTAATCAAGGCTTTATATACAAGTTTTAGGGGCAGCACTCTGTGCATCAACAAAAACAGTAACCTATTCTGAGTTAGTGGGAGGGAGTTGTTTAAAAATGATCAAATAAACCCGCATTCTACCGTTTTTTAAACAACTCCCTCATTAAAGTAAGGTTTTTCTCTTGTTTTCTTGGTTTTTCTCAGTATTTTAAATTTCTTTTCATGAACATCTTGTGATTGGTTATACCCAAACACCCCTTTAAACCTTATCCAAATAGGTATTTGGGCATAACAACTTTTTTGAAGCGTCGAGCTTTTATATTCAAACTCACAGTTTTCAATTATTCCGTTACTTTTTTAGCTTCTACAATGCGTTTCATCGCCTTGATTTGACCGATATGGTCCGCTTCATGGTAAAGCATCATGCCGTAAAGCTCACCTACTGTTTCTAATCCTAAGAACGGTTCCGAAAGCTTTTTTTCAAATGATTCTTCTGGAATTACTTTAATGCGCTGTGCTTGTTCTTGTAATTGGGACATTAACTCTTCTAATGAAGGACCTTCTGTATTCCATTCAGATGGTTTTGTGCCATTTCCAAAAAGGCTAGGATACTCGCTTGGTAAATGCTTAAACTCTTTGCCAAACATGAATAACTCTGCCGCAGATAGTACGTGACCAATATGCCAGCGAATTGTGTTGTTGAAACCCTCTGGCTGCTTGTCCGCAGTTTCAGAATCCAACGTTTGCATAAATTTAATTAAAGACCCACGAGTTAACTCAAATTGTTTTAAACCTATTATTCTATTCATTTAATCAGTTCCTTTCTCATCTACTTTCTAATTCAATGTACCAGAAATAAACACGAAATACTCTTAAAAAAACTTAACGAAATGTTATTTTATTGATTTAACTAGTTTCTCTAATCGGTTTCATAACTATTAATTTATGGAGCTTTTGGTATTTCATCTCTTTTATTAGGATATATAACTGAACATTACGGAGTTCGGATAACATTCTTAGTAGCAACAATCCTTTTTTTTATTTCTTGTCTTCTCGCTCTTTTTAATAGGAGAGACCTTTTCCATCCTGAAACTTCAAAAAATGCAAAAGGTAAAGCAGGCTAATCATTGCCTTGCTTTACCTTTTGTTTTTCTCATTCCAATAATCTATGTTAGGGGTACCGTCACATGCCCATCAAGTTAAGCTAAAATAATGCCCCAAAAACGAAAAAACGCTATGCTTCTTGTAAGAGCCTATGAGAAGGATGGTGTTTTTTGATGAATTCGATCATTTCAGAGGAACTCACACTTTTCGCACAAGAACTTAAGCGCTTTTTATCACCTGCAATCCTACAAAAGATGGCGAAAGAAATTGGTTTTGTCAGACGGAAAAGTAAGTATCAAGCAAACGAACTCATTGCCCTTTGCGTCTGGCTCAGTCAAGAAATCGCTAGCACTTCACTTACACAACTGTGTAGTCGATTAGAAGCTTCCACTGGGGTACTGATGAGCCCAGAAGGACTGAACCAACGTTTTAATCCAGCAGCTGTGGCGTTTCTTCGAGAAGTTTTCACTTCTCTTCTCACACAAAAACTCTGTTCAAATCAATCGCTTTCTGCACACATGATTTCTACTTTCAATCGTATCCGTATTTTAGATGCGACAGTGTTTCAACTGCCTGATTATTTCGCCACCGACTATCAAGGTTCAGGTGGAAGTAGTAATACGGCAGGAGTGAAAATCCAATTGGAATATGATTTACTGAGTGGTCAATTTCTTAACGTGCAGCTTGGACCAGGAAAGAATAACGATAAAACATACGGTACCATCTGCCTTGAAACCGTAGAGGCCAGCGATTTATGTTTGCGTGATCTTGGTTACTTCGATTTAGGAGACTTACAAACCATTCATGATAAAGAGGCTTACTATATCTCGCGGTTGAAGCTGAATACACGCATTTATATCAAGAATCCTGAGCCAGAATACTTCAAAAGTGGCACGTTAAAAAAGCAAACAGAGTACATCCAGCTTGATATGAAACAAATGATGTCTAATCTAACTTCTGGTGAAACGATGGAAATCCCTGAGGGATACATTGATCAAAACCAGAAGCTTCCAGCACGTGTCATTATCCATCGTTTAACCGACGATCAAACACAAACACGCTTGAAAAACCAAGCGATACGTGAAAAGAAGAAAGGCATTGCCATGAAAGGTAAAAGTAAACGTTTAATGGGCATGAATGTATATATTACGAACACGTCGCTAGAAGAAGTACCGACGAGTTTCGTGCATGCATTGTATTCACTTCGTTGGCAGATCGAGATTTTGTTTAAAACGTGGAAGTCATTCTTTGAAATTGATGAATGTAAAAATAGTAAAAGAGAACGCCTAGAGTGCCATTTATATGGACAACTCATTGGTATTCTCCTCTGTTCTTCTACGATGTTCCAAATGCGACAGCTTCTGCTTGAAAAGAAAAAGCAGGAGCTGAGTGAATACAAAGCGATTTATATGATTAAAGATTACTTTTCATTACTGTTTCAGGCGATAGCAATTGGTACAGAAGAACTTTTGAACGTTCTGTATCACCTTTATCAGCTACTCAAAAAGAACGGCCGTAAATGTCATCGGTATAAGAAGATGACCGTCTTTGATATTCTAGGGGTTGTGTATGAAACGACGATGAAGCATAGACAAGCTGCCTAGCGAAAAAGTTGCGTTTTAATAAGCTTCTTTGGCATGCCTATCTTTTCATCACTCGCTAGTTTTGAGACAAGGATCTTTTCGTATTTAGTAATTTACGTTGTTAGCTTGATGGGCATGTGACGCTACCCCTATATCTAGAAGAATACTAAAACAGGGTATGGAGATGTTAAGCATGCGCCTAATGAGGATGGTGACACACTATCATGAATGGATACTGGGCGGTCTTTGTTATGAGTATGCTTATTATCTTAATTTAACTAAAGCTTTGAGGCTATATGAACAATAAAAAAGGGACAAATTCATTGGTAGAAATGAATTTGTCCTTTTTGGGGTAGTATCAAAGCTGTCACCACCCGCAATAAGGAAATGTCAAGATCAATAAGTTATTTAAGTTTAATACTTCTAACATGCATTCCCCCTCCTGTGTTGGATGGGGGTATAATAAAGTTGTTAATTTTTTTATAAAGGATGCTTTAGCAATAAAGCCGTTTAAATTCTAAGTCTTATTCCACAATCGCGCCCGATTGCTGAAGATTATAACTACCAAATTGTTATAAAAATAGATTAGTTCTTATTGAACTAACGCACCCTATAGTTTAAGTTCAATATTTAACAAAGTTTCCCAATAGTTAATAATTTCACATATTTTCTCTGATATCCTTTGAAAAATCAAGGACTTTCAACCATACCTTTGATTCAACAAAAAGACGATGAATTATCACCGCCGTAAATAATTGTTAATCTGTAAATTTATTTTTGAAATAAAGGTAATCAACCTTATGTTTTGTGGCCATTAGTTGTGATGCAAGTATTGCGGTGTAGATAGTTGTTAATAGTATGCCAAAAATTGATATGCCTAATAATGAGTCCTTATTATTCAAAATAACAACCTCCATTTCTAAATGAATATATAGGAATACATCTTTGATTTTTCAATTTTTAAGGTTTTAGAATGACTTTTATACAATTATCGGTCCTTGTGTCGAAAACTTCGTATCCATGCTTTGCCTGGTCTAATGGAAGAACATGTGTAATTACATCACCAATATCAACCTTTCCTTCAGATATAAGATTATAAAGAAAAGGCATATACGGAATAACTGGGGCCTGACCCGTTTTAATATCAACATTTCTTTGGAAGATGTCTCCTAACGGGAAACCATTATAACGTCCCCCATAAACACCGGTAATTTGGATGGTCCCAGCTTTGCGTACAGCCTGAGACGCAATAACAAGCCCGCCCATTGCACCGCCATGAAGCTTCATTCCGGATGCAAGATATTCAAGAGGAGTCATCTTGCCACTCATACCTGAACAATCAATAACGATATCTGCTCCGCCTTGTGTTATCTCTCTTAAATATTCTCCAACGTTCTCATGTTCTTCAAAATTTACAGTCTCCACTTTATTGGTTCGTTTCGCATGTTCAAGACGGTAATTGAGATAATCGACCGCAATAACTCGCTCAGCACCTTTAAACCAGGCAAATTTTTGAGCCAGGAGACCTACTGGACCGCATCCTAAAACGATGACAGTATCACCAGCTTTGACACCAGAGTGATCTACACTCCAATAAGCTGTTGAGGCTGCATCTGCAAGTAACACTAACTTTTCATCTTCTACTTCGCAATTCTCTGGTATTTTGAAGGGAGTAAAGTTTCCATATGGAACTCGCATATATTCAGCTTGTCCGCCAGCAAATCCACCGGTTGTTTCTGAATATCCAAAGAAACCGCCCATTTCACCATGAGGGTTTGAATTATCACATTGGCTGGTTATGTCATGGTTACAGTACCAGCAATGCCCGCAGCTTACATTAAAGGGAATAATTACCCGATCCCCTTTTTTCAATTTTGTTACTTCCGGTCCTACTTCTTCGACTACCCCCATCGGTTCATGGCCTATTACGTAATCAGTTGGCATATTGGGAATCATTTGATGAATCAAATGCAAATCGGATCCGCATATAGCAGAAGATGTTATTTTTATAATGATATCATCGCCATTTTTAATTTTTGGGTCTTTTACTTCTTTAACCTGGACATTTTTACTCCCCTGGTACGTGACAGCTTTCATTTTTCTCTAACCTCCATTATTTTATTTATTAGGCGTTGCGAACATTCCAAGTCTATCCGTATCATTCGGGAATAAGTTCATCTCGGCAATCATTAAAGCATTGTCGGCAGATTTAAGATCCAACTCAACTTGCTTGCCAACATCGTTTGGATATAGCCAGCCCTTGCTTATCATCAATTCAGATATCTCTGTGTGTAAATCAATGGATTGTTCCATTTGTCTGTATAATGCCTCTCTTAACTCCAGGCTCGCTGTTTCAGTTAATGCAATGGCATATGTATGAATGCCCGTTTTAACTGAAAGAAGAAACTCCAATGCAATTCCTGAATATGCCATTTCTGGCATATGTTCAGCCCCTTGTGGATCCAAATAATCTATTTCCATTTTTTTCACCTCACTCTATATAATTGGTTCTTGCCCCTTTATAAAATTCTTTAAGTTCATTTATCGCTGCAATTGACTGTTGAACATCTTTTTCCATCAGTGCTTTTAAATCATTATCGAAGCAAAGCCCCTGCATAAGCTTTGATTTCAATAAGCATACAGTTTTCAGGTTTAATATCTCATGTGTTTCCATTGTTTCATGATAAGCCAAGATTTCCTTCTCCATGACTTCACCTCCTGCCTAAAAGTTAAAATTCCTTTATGATGCGAATATTATTCAATGAAATATTACTGGTTATGGGATATTTTTGGTGGAATGTGAATCTCCTGACTGAAGCAAGATAAGAGAAGTTTTTAAAGATTGGAGAGATACTCTTGACAAGATATTTAGGACTTCATGAAACATTGGAGACACTCGAGTTAATTGCATTTAAAACAGTATGTTTAACAAAAGCTGCAACTATGAGCAAATTGCTTCCTGATGGAGATCTTAAAACGATTCTTTCTGATGATTTAGAATCAGGAAGTCAAGATCTGGAGCAGCTTCAGACCTTTATTACAAAACGGAAGGAGACTCACAATGACTAATATCCTGCAAAATATGGCTGGAATGGGAGGATTGACAGAACGGGCAATCGCCTCAGATTTTCTGATTTCATCTAAATCTGCGGTCAGAAATCTCGCATTTGCTATTACGGAAACAGCTACACCTGAACTTAAATCAGCTCTTCGTGAGCAATTAAGAAATGCAGTGGATACACATGCCAAGATAACAGAATATATGACTGCCAATGGATATTACCACCCTAATCATTTAGACGATCAATTAAATGTGAGACTGCAGGATGCACATACCGCTTTAAACCTTAAAGATCAATAGGGGCAGTAACGTATGTTTTATTCAATAAAAAATCAGCTGCTATTAAACAGCTGATTTTTTCCTTTAATAGGGGTAGTGACAGCTTCGCTGGTACTACCCCTTTTTATCAAAAATCTATCTTAGGTTCGTTGATTCTAACTAGTGTTTTAAGAAACGGACAAGTTCCTTTGATGACCATGTTCTAATGTTGTTTCATAACCGCGCCCTTTAGTTCAATAAAAATGGTAGTTATTTACTCTTTTCCATGACTGCAAAGTAATTTTCTTCACTATCTGCAAAGTTAAATACTCTACCAGAAGGTATATTTACAATTTCTCCGACTGTAACATTTTTATTTGATAAATCTTTATATAATTTATCGAGATTCTCTGTAAAAAACAGTAAAGAAGGTGTACCAAGATTTAATTCAGGATCCATCTTAGCAACGAATTCTTTATTTTGTAGAATGATACTTGTTTCTGAATCCTTTGTTGGAGCAATTTCAATCCATCTCATTCCTTGACCATTATCTTGTTCAGAAATTACACTAAACCCTACCTTTTCAGTCCAAAACTTCACTATCTCATCTTGATTCTCTACATATACCATAATTTGACCGACTTTATTAATCATTAGTTTCCCCCTGAATATTTTGGTTTTATTATTAGTTTCTATCACTCCTACGAATAAACCTTTTTAATCTAATCTTCACTAATAGAAAAGGGAAACGTTATTGCTAGAAAAACAGTCCGTAAAAGTATAATTTTACGGACTTTTCCATTACTTAATATCTACATTTAAACTTCAACGGTTAACATAAAACTGATTTAGCTGTAAATTTATAAAAAGAGGCATTCATTACTGATTAATAATTTAATCAGCAATAAATAACAAATCCTCATAATTAACAACGAATAGGTAACTCAACACTAAAAGTCGTTCCTTCTTTTTCTGTACTATTTACATAAATATGACCTTCATGCATTTTGACAATGGTCCAGACAATCGATAGGCCCAGTCCAGTTCCTTCCACGGTATGTGTACGTGAAGTATCTACTCGATAGAAGCGATCAAATATCCTTTC includes these proteins:
- a CDS encoding spore coat protein, with translation MTNILQNMAGMGGLTERAIASDFLISSKSAVRNLAFAITETATPELKSALREQLRNAVDTHAKITEYMTANGYYHPNHLDDQLNVRLQDAHTALNLKDQ
- a CDS encoding VOC family protein codes for the protein MINKVGQIMVYVENQDEIVKFWTEKVGFSVISEQDNGQGMRWIEIAPTKDSETSIILQNKEFVAKMDPELNLGTPSLLFFTENLDKLYKDLSNKNVTVGEIVNIPSGRVFNFADSEENYFAVMEKSK